One stretch of Pomacea canaliculata isolate SZHN2017 linkage group LG1, ASM307304v1, whole genome shotgun sequence DNA includes these proteins:
- the LOC112570199 gene encoding protein CNPPD1-like isoform X1 — translation MDQKLIMDQHFRKRWQKTFYCGELEPEHTPLALTELCVEYIQNLAPHKLDHVDLQSASILTSQESVSPSSVMMSMIYAKRLQRKRPDHLKRMSSSDLFFLSMMMASKYLYDEGVDEEVFNDEWAETAGMEKDDVNCMEREFLDAMDWELFIKKDEFDQAVLSVERSIAFREGMKRGWLSYTDLCLLWDDPRFQLIAQNEGLEWIKVMMVSTVAYVAAVLTMVGSTVLVANMSLVLASSGMLPASLHTVQTPVPFQPLLPTQEQPIYAVSPRDRSALLNETAINPEEGSDSAESEMPGTTVLDTIMSQLMAVLTLKSHMLQFVQAVSDNFTNDRLHLSAKKHSWPATSLAPPAQVPSGHWESKTKRCCNAGSPFSSCFQIIERMSSSTDLERWSVFYPGCDMDQVRASYAHCLLQQSLCCHECSHGLDRKSGQKQGEYLDDYQGIDLSECCDYSRPSYKCGVESRNPSCSGLEAETNMPYFFLDITIGFATSMPPLVFST, via the exons ATGGATCAAAA actgaTAATGGACCAGCATTTTCGCAAACGCTGGcagaaaactttttattgtgGTGAATTAGAACCAGAACATACTCCTCTGGCTCTTACAG AGTTGTGTGTAGAATACATCCAGAATTTGGCACCACACAAGCTGGATCATGTTGACCTTCAATCTGCTTCCATTCTTACAAG CCAGGAGTCAGTCTCACCATCTTCAGTGATGATGAGCATGATATATGCTAAACGCCTCCAGCGCAAGAGACCTGACCACTTGAAGAGAATGTCATCTTCAGACCTGTTCTTTTTGTCAATg ATGATGGCATCGAAGTACCTTTATGATGAGGGAGTAGATGAAGAAGTTTTCAATGATGAAtgggcagagacagctggcatggaAAAGGATGATGTTAACTGCATGGAACGGGAATTTCTGGATGCTATG gaCTGGGAACTTTTCATCAAGAAAGATGAATTTGACCAAGCTGTTCTATCTGTTGAGAGAAG CATTGCATTTCGAGAAGGCATGAAACGAGGGTGGCTCTCCTATACTGACCTGTGTCTTCTGTGGGATGATCCAAGGTTCCAGCTCATAGCACAAAATGAAGGGCTAGAATGGATCAAG GTAATGATGGTTAGCACAGTAGCCTATGTTGCAGCAGTGCTGACTATGGTTGGTTCGACTGTCCTTGTTGCAAATATGTCCCTTGTCTTGGCTTCTTCCGGAATGTTGCCTGCCTCACTCCACACAGTACAGACACCTGTTCCATTCCAACCTCTTCTTCCCACCCAGGAACAGCCAATCTATGCTGTGTCACCAAGGGATCGTTCTGCTTTGCTAAACGAGACAGCCATAAATCCAGAAGAGGGTTCAGATTCTGCTGAATCAGAGATGCCTGGCACCACAGTTTTGGACACCATCATGTCACAGTTGATGGCTGTGCTCACCCTTAAGTCACATATGCTACAGTTTGTCCAAGCAGTGTCTGACAACTTCACTAATGATAGGTTGCATTTAAGTGCAAAAAAACACTCTTGGCCAGCAACATCACTTGCACCACCAGCTCAGGTACCATCAGGGCATTGGGAATCGAAAACCAAGAGATGCTGCAATGCTGGAAGCCCGTTTTCTTCCTGTTTCCAAATAATAGAGAGAATGTCATCTTCCACTGATCTTGAAAGATGGTCTGTATTCTACCCTGGTTGTGACATGGACCAAGTAAGAGCCAGTTATGCTCACTGCTTGCTACAACAAAGTCTTTGCTGTCATGAGTGTTCCCATGGTTTGGACAGAAAATCTGGCCAGAAGCAAGGAGAGTACTTGGATGACTATCAAGGCATTGACTTATCAGAGTGTTGTGATTATTCTCGTCCCTCATATAAATGTGGGGTGGAGTCCAGAAATCCATCATGCAGTGGACTGGAAGCAGAGACGAACATGCCATACTTTTTTCTAGATATCACGATTGGCTTTGCTACCAGCATGCCACCTCTAGTATTTTCTACataa
- the LOC112570199 gene encoding protein CNPPD1-like isoform X2 — MDQHFRKRWQKTFYCGELEPEHTPLALTELCVEYIQNLAPHKLDHVDLQSASILTSQESVSPSSVMMSMIYAKRLQRKRPDHLKRMSSSDLFFLSMMMASKYLYDEGVDEEVFNDEWAETAGMEKDDVNCMEREFLDAMDWELFIKKDEFDQAVLSVERSIAFREGMKRGWLSYTDLCLLWDDPRFQLIAQNEGLEWIKVMMVSTVAYVAAVLTMVGSTVLVANMSLVLASSGMLPASLHTVQTPVPFQPLLPTQEQPIYAVSPRDRSALLNETAINPEEGSDSAESEMPGTTVLDTIMSQLMAVLTLKSHMLQFVQAVSDNFTNDRLHLSAKKHSWPATSLAPPAQVPSGHWESKTKRCCNAGSPFSSCFQIIERMSSSTDLERWSVFYPGCDMDQVRASYAHCLLQQSLCCHECSHGLDRKSGQKQGEYLDDYQGIDLSECCDYSRPSYKCGVESRNPSCSGLEAETNMPYFFLDITIGFATSMPPLVFST, encoded by the exons ATGGACCAGCATTTTCGCAAACGCTGGcagaaaactttttattgtgGTGAATTAGAACCAGAACATACTCCTCTGGCTCTTACAG AGTTGTGTGTAGAATACATCCAGAATTTGGCACCACACAAGCTGGATCATGTTGACCTTCAATCTGCTTCCATTCTTACAAG CCAGGAGTCAGTCTCACCATCTTCAGTGATGATGAGCATGATATATGCTAAACGCCTCCAGCGCAAGAGACCTGACCACTTGAAGAGAATGTCATCTTCAGACCTGTTCTTTTTGTCAATg ATGATGGCATCGAAGTACCTTTATGATGAGGGAGTAGATGAAGAAGTTTTCAATGATGAAtgggcagagacagctggcatggaAAAGGATGATGTTAACTGCATGGAACGGGAATTTCTGGATGCTATG gaCTGGGAACTTTTCATCAAGAAAGATGAATTTGACCAAGCTGTTCTATCTGTTGAGAGAAG CATTGCATTTCGAGAAGGCATGAAACGAGGGTGGCTCTCCTATACTGACCTGTGTCTTCTGTGGGATGATCCAAGGTTCCAGCTCATAGCACAAAATGAAGGGCTAGAATGGATCAAG GTAATGATGGTTAGCACAGTAGCCTATGTTGCAGCAGTGCTGACTATGGTTGGTTCGACTGTCCTTGTTGCAAATATGTCCCTTGTCTTGGCTTCTTCCGGAATGTTGCCTGCCTCACTCCACACAGTACAGACACCTGTTCCATTCCAACCTCTTCTTCCCACCCAGGAACAGCCAATCTATGCTGTGTCACCAAGGGATCGTTCTGCTTTGCTAAACGAGACAGCCATAAATCCAGAAGAGGGTTCAGATTCTGCTGAATCAGAGATGCCTGGCACCACAGTTTTGGACACCATCATGTCACAGTTGATGGCTGTGCTCACCCTTAAGTCACATATGCTACAGTTTGTCCAAGCAGTGTCTGACAACTTCACTAATGATAGGTTGCATTTAAGTGCAAAAAAACACTCTTGGCCAGCAACATCACTTGCACCACCAGCTCAGGTACCATCAGGGCATTGGGAATCGAAAACCAAGAGATGCTGCAATGCTGGAAGCCCGTTTTCTTCCTGTTTCCAAATAATAGAGAGAATGTCATCTTCCACTGATCTTGAAAGATGGTCTGTATTCTACCCTGGTTGTGACATGGACCAAGTAAGAGCCAGTTATGCTCACTGCTTGCTACAACAAAGTCTTTGCTGTCATGAGTGTTCCCATGGTTTGGACAGAAAATCTGGCCAGAAGCAAGGAGAGTACTTGGATGACTATCAAGGCATTGACTTATCAGAGTGTTGTGATTATTCTCGTCCCTCATATAAATGTGGGGTGGAGTCCAGAAATCCATCATGCAGTGGACTGGAAGCAGAGACGAACATGCCATACTTTTTTCTAGATATCACGATTGGCTTTGCTACCAGCATGCCACCTCTAGTATTTTCTACataa
- the LOC112563538 gene encoding LOW QUALITY PROTEIN: beta-1,4-galactosyltransferase 3-like (The sequence of the model RefSeq protein was modified relative to this genomic sequence to represent the inferred CDS: inserted 1 base in 1 codon), whose product MSWKRTSRWRRYLRPVLLFIYFSLLVFALFNYKSHCIYTMPDTLLQMSQIGHSDEGKCKIDVEKLYPVNVDIFTEPTAEQIKERNPEVRSGGAWSPGDCEAWQKIAIIIPYRDRYHFLMILLNRLHPMLQRQKLSYRIFVIEQAGMKQFNRGKLMNVGFLEVQKLDRYDCLVFQDADLLPESDKNLYMCDQHARHXASAINEMRYHVMYYNYAGGVIAMNPENFIRLNGFSNSYWGWGNEDDDLSARILESGLLLTRPPEHIGRYKMARHTKQTRAEDGYEFFLGWRSRWRKDGLNDKIGMNYTHLEMKELPLYTHIKVDIGDPPPTRNMGNPEEFISTWWFLKFYFP is encoded by the exons ATGAGCTGGAAACGCACTTCACGATGGAGACGATATCTGCGTCCAGTGCTTCTGTTCATTTACttctctcttcttgtctttgcCCTTTTCAACTACAAGAGTCACTGCATTTACACCATGCCGGATACGTTACTGCAGATGTCACAAATTGGCCACTCCGATGAAGGAAAATGCAAAATTGATGTTGAAAAATTGT ATCCTGTCAATGTAGACATCTTCACTGAACCAACAGCTGAGCAAATCAAAGAACGCAATCCTGAAGTTCGGAGTGGTGGGGCATGGTCACCAGGTGACTGTGAGGCATGGCAGAAGATTGCAATCATCATTCCATATCGGGACCGTTACCATTTTCTTATGATCTTGCTGAACCGATTACACCCTATGCTTCAACGTCAGAAACTGAGCTATCGTATTTTTGTAATTGAACAG GCAGGAATGAAACAGTTTAATCGAGGAAAACTGATGAATGTTGGTTTCCTTGAGGTGCAAAAATTGGACAGATATGATTGTCTGGTGTTTCAAGATGCGGACCTACTTCCTGAGAGTGACAAGAATCTGTACATGTGTGACCAACATGCGCGGC CTGCCTCTGCCATCAATGAAATGAGATACCA TGTAATGTATTATAATTATGCCGGTGGAGTGATTGCTATGAACCCAGAAAATTTTATACGTCTAAATGGATTTTCCAATTCATACTGGGGCTGGGgcaatgaagatgatgatctGTCTGCTAG gaTTCTTGAGTCAGGACTTTTACTGACTCGACCACCAGAGCACATAGGGCGATACAAGATGGCACggcacacaaaacaaacaagagctGAAGATGG atatgaattttttttgggTTGGAGATCACGATGGCGGAAAGATGGACTAAATGATAAAATAGGGATGAACTATACACatctggaaatgaaagaactgCCCCTCTATACACATATTAAAGTCGACATTGGGGATCCACCACCTACTAGAAACATGGGCAACCCAGAGGAGTTCATCAGCACATGGTG gtttttaaaattctacttCCCATGA
- the LOC112563531 gene encoding MAGUK p55 subfamily member 6-like isoform X1 — MYFSIKGFCEELKQGEGTMPSATSEALSAKEAVEQLRENLDDLEHIGAENDDIEFLRQILEDHSLMNIIDIHENLEVKLPRARDHEAVETARDVLDLCGVQANRIPAAADLRNVMDSPHFKALLIAHDDICNKRYEEQFETYILSEPPPPVFSTAAEQVRFVNIHKSQNEPLGITVKLDEKDDLVIARILQGSLIDKQGLLHVNDIVREVNGIPVCTPEQLMEVIMDSDPSITFKVVPSYHNKVDAKPLYMRARFNYDPMKDRLLPCKETGLPFQLGDVLEIVNRDDQNWWQARLADINGPVGLIPSPTLEEKRKAFVPVNNDYSKSSLFCGLTKKKKKTIKYSSKDSKEFDTADVQCYEEVRRMAPFQRRVLVLVGAHGVGRRSLKERLIKDDPRRFGAAMPHTSRAPREKEVHGQGYYFTDRLTMEADIMAGKYVEYGEFNNNLYGTRLDTVREVIDSGKMCVLDVNPTALKVLKTSEFLPFIVFIAAPSVEALKVMYEEGRRFARGNKDRGGVEMKTEEDFITTVKESQQIERVYSSYFDDIIVNDSFEDAYRQLRKALNELTSEQQWVPVNWVY; from the exons ATGTACTTCAGTATAAAAGg GTTTTGTGAAGAACTAAAACAGGGAGAAGGCACAATGCCTTCAGCAACATCTGAAGCACTGAGTGCCAAAG AGGCTGTAGAACAGCTGAGAGAGAATTTGGATGACCTTGAACACATTGGTGCAGAAAATGATGACATTGAGTTCCTTCGACAAATTCTTGAGGACCATTCATTGATGAATATCATTGAT ATCCATGAAAACTTAGAAGTGAAGCTTCCACGAGCTCGAGATCATGAAGCAGTTGAGACTGCTCGAGATGTTCTAGACTTGTGTGGAGTCCAAGCTAACCGAatcccagcagcagcagatCTTCGAAATGTCATGGACAGTCCCCACTTCAAG GCATTACTGATAGCCCATGATGATATCTGTAATAAGCGATATGAAGAGCAGTTTGAGACATACATATTGTCAGAGCCACCACCACCTGTCTTTAGTACAGCTGCAGAGCAGGTGCGCTTTGTCAACATTCACAAGTCACAGAATGAGCCGTTG GGCATTACTGTGAAGTTAGATGAGAAGGATGACTTGGTGATAGCACGCATTCTTCAAGGAAGTCTCATTGATAAACAGG GCTTGTTGCATGTCAATGACATTGTGCGAGAAGTCAACGGTATTCCAGTTTGCACCCCTGAGCAGCTTATGGAAGTAATAATGGATTCTGATCCATCTATCACTTTCAAAGTTGTCCCTTCATACCACAACAAGGTTGACGCAAAACCA CTCTACATGCGGGCACGATTTAATTATGATCCTATGAAAGATCGACTTTTACCCTGCAAAGAAACTGGGCTCCCATTCCAGCTGGGCGATGTTTTGGAGATTGTGAACAGAGATGACCAGAACTGGTGGCAG GCACGTCTTGCTGACATCAATGGACCTGTAGGGTTGATACCATCTCCAACACTTGAGGAGAAACGAAAAGCATTTGTGCCAGTAAATAATGACTACTCCAAAAGCAGTCTTT tcTGCGGcttgacaaaaaagaagaaaaaaacaattaaatacAGTTCGAAAGATTCTAAAG AGTTTGATACAGCAGACGTGCAGTGCTATGAAGAAGTTCGGAGAATGGCACCCTTTCAGCGACGAGTCCTTGTACTAGTAGGTGCACATGGAGTTGGCAGGCGATCTCTCAAAGAGAGACTCATCAAAGATGATCCTCGCCGGTTTGGTGCTGCAATGCCTC ATACGTCGAGAGCTCCTAGGGAGAAAGAAGTGCATGGTCAGGGTTATTACTTCACTGACCGGCTTACAATGGAAGCCGACATTATGGCTGGCAAGTATGTGGAATATGGAGAATTCAACAACAATTTGTATGGCACTCGTCTTGATACTGTACGAGAAGTCATCGATTCTGGGAAGATGTGTGTCCTGGATGTTAACCCAACT GCTTTGAAAGTTCTAAAGACTTCTGAGTTTCTTCCATTCATTGTGTTCATTGCTGCCCCAAGTGTGGAGGCATTAAAAGTCATGTACGAAGAAGGGCGAAGGTTTGCTCGTGGGAACAAG GATCGGGGAGGAGTGGAAATGAAAACA GAGGAAGATTTTATTACCACAGTTAAGGAAAGTCAGCAGATTGAACGAGTCTACAGCAGCTACTTTGATGACATCATAGTCAATGACTCCTTTGAAGATGCCTACCGCCAGTTGCGTAAAGCTTTAAATGAGCTCACTTCTGAGCAGCAGTGGGTGCCTGTCAACTGGGTGTATTGA
- the LOC112563531 gene encoding MAGUK p55 subfamily member 6-like isoform X2 — MHRFCEELKQGEGTMPSATSEALSAKEAVEQLRENLDDLEHIGAENDDIEFLRQILEDHSLMNIIDIHENLEVKLPRARDHEAVETARDVLDLCGVQANRIPAAADLRNVMDSPHFKALLIAHDDICNKRYEEQFETYILSEPPPPVFSTAAEQVRFVNIHKSQNEPLGITVKLDEKDDLVIARILQGSLIDKQGLLHVNDIVREVNGIPVCTPEQLMEVIMDSDPSITFKVVPSYHNKVDAKPLYMRARFNYDPMKDRLLPCKETGLPFQLGDVLEIVNRDDQNWWQARLADINGPVGLIPSPTLEEKRKAFVPVNNDYSKSSLFCGLTKKKKKTIKYSSKDSKEFDTADVQCYEEVRRMAPFQRRVLVLVGAHGVGRRSLKERLIKDDPRRFGAAMPHTSRAPREKEVHGQGYYFTDRLTMEADIMAGKYVEYGEFNNNLYGTRLDTVREVIDSGKMCVLDVNPTALKVLKTSEFLPFIVFIAAPSVEALKVMYEEGRRFARGNKDRGGVEMKTEEDFITTVKESQQIERVYSSYFDDIIVNDSFEDAYRQLRKALNELTSEQQWVPVNWVY; from the exons atgcacag GTTTTGTGAAGAACTAAAACAGGGAGAAGGCACAATGCCTTCAGCAACATCTGAAGCACTGAGTGCCAAAG AGGCTGTAGAACAGCTGAGAGAGAATTTGGATGACCTTGAACACATTGGTGCAGAAAATGATGACATTGAGTTCCTTCGACAAATTCTTGAGGACCATTCATTGATGAATATCATTGAT ATCCATGAAAACTTAGAAGTGAAGCTTCCACGAGCTCGAGATCATGAAGCAGTTGAGACTGCTCGAGATGTTCTAGACTTGTGTGGAGTCCAAGCTAACCGAatcccagcagcagcagatCTTCGAAATGTCATGGACAGTCCCCACTTCAAG GCATTACTGATAGCCCATGATGATATCTGTAATAAGCGATATGAAGAGCAGTTTGAGACATACATATTGTCAGAGCCACCACCACCTGTCTTTAGTACAGCTGCAGAGCAGGTGCGCTTTGTCAACATTCACAAGTCACAGAATGAGCCGTTG GGCATTACTGTGAAGTTAGATGAGAAGGATGACTTGGTGATAGCACGCATTCTTCAAGGAAGTCTCATTGATAAACAGG GCTTGTTGCATGTCAATGACATTGTGCGAGAAGTCAACGGTATTCCAGTTTGCACCCCTGAGCAGCTTATGGAAGTAATAATGGATTCTGATCCATCTATCACTTTCAAAGTTGTCCCTTCATACCACAACAAGGTTGACGCAAAACCA CTCTACATGCGGGCACGATTTAATTATGATCCTATGAAAGATCGACTTTTACCCTGCAAAGAAACTGGGCTCCCATTCCAGCTGGGCGATGTTTTGGAGATTGTGAACAGAGATGACCAGAACTGGTGGCAG GCACGTCTTGCTGACATCAATGGACCTGTAGGGTTGATACCATCTCCAACACTTGAGGAGAAACGAAAAGCATTTGTGCCAGTAAATAATGACTACTCCAAAAGCAGTCTTT tcTGCGGcttgacaaaaaagaagaaaaaaacaattaaatacAGTTCGAAAGATTCTAAAG AGTTTGATACAGCAGACGTGCAGTGCTATGAAGAAGTTCGGAGAATGGCACCCTTTCAGCGACGAGTCCTTGTACTAGTAGGTGCACATGGAGTTGGCAGGCGATCTCTCAAAGAGAGACTCATCAAAGATGATCCTCGCCGGTTTGGTGCTGCAATGCCTC ATACGTCGAGAGCTCCTAGGGAGAAAGAAGTGCATGGTCAGGGTTATTACTTCACTGACCGGCTTACAATGGAAGCCGACATTATGGCTGGCAAGTATGTGGAATATGGAGAATTCAACAACAATTTGTATGGCACTCGTCTTGATACTGTACGAGAAGTCATCGATTCTGGGAAGATGTGTGTCCTGGATGTTAACCCAACT GCTTTGAAAGTTCTAAAGACTTCTGAGTTTCTTCCATTCATTGTGTTCATTGCTGCCCCAAGTGTGGAGGCATTAAAAGTCATGTACGAAGAAGGGCGAAGGTTTGCTCGTGGGAACAAG GATCGGGGAGGAGTGGAAATGAAAACA GAGGAAGATTTTATTACCACAGTTAAGGAAAGTCAGCAGATTGAACGAGTCTACAGCAGCTACTTTGATGACATCATAGTCAATGACTCCTTTGAAGATGCCTACCGCCAGTTGCGTAAAGCTTTAAATGAGCTCACTTCTGAGCAGCAGTGGGTGCCTGTCAACTGGGTGTATTGA
- the LOC112563531 gene encoding MAGUK p55 subfamily member 6-like isoform X3 → MPSATSEALSAKEAVEQLRENLDDLEHIGAENDDIEFLRQILEDHSLMNIIDIHENLEVKLPRARDHEAVETARDVLDLCGVQANRIPAAADLRNVMDSPHFKALLIAHDDICNKRYEEQFETYILSEPPPPVFSTAAEQVRFVNIHKSQNEPLGITVKLDEKDDLVIARILQGSLIDKQGLLHVNDIVREVNGIPVCTPEQLMEVIMDSDPSITFKVVPSYHNKVDAKPLYMRARFNYDPMKDRLLPCKETGLPFQLGDVLEIVNRDDQNWWQARLADINGPVGLIPSPTLEEKRKAFVPVNNDYSKSSLFCGLTKKKKKTIKYSSKDSKEFDTADVQCYEEVRRMAPFQRRVLVLVGAHGVGRRSLKERLIKDDPRRFGAAMPHTSRAPREKEVHGQGYYFTDRLTMEADIMAGKYVEYGEFNNNLYGTRLDTVREVIDSGKMCVLDVNPTALKVLKTSEFLPFIVFIAAPSVEALKVMYEEGRRFARGNKDRGGVEMKTEEDFITTVKESQQIERVYSSYFDDIIVNDSFEDAYRQLRKALNELTSEQQWVPVNWVY, encoded by the exons ATGCCTTCAGCAACATCTGAAGCACTGAGTGCCAAAG AGGCTGTAGAACAGCTGAGAGAGAATTTGGATGACCTTGAACACATTGGTGCAGAAAATGATGACATTGAGTTCCTTCGACAAATTCTTGAGGACCATTCATTGATGAATATCATTGAT ATCCATGAAAACTTAGAAGTGAAGCTTCCACGAGCTCGAGATCATGAAGCAGTTGAGACTGCTCGAGATGTTCTAGACTTGTGTGGAGTCCAAGCTAACCGAatcccagcagcagcagatCTTCGAAATGTCATGGACAGTCCCCACTTCAAG GCATTACTGATAGCCCATGATGATATCTGTAATAAGCGATATGAAGAGCAGTTTGAGACATACATATTGTCAGAGCCACCACCACCTGTCTTTAGTACAGCTGCAGAGCAGGTGCGCTTTGTCAACATTCACAAGTCACAGAATGAGCCGTTG GGCATTACTGTGAAGTTAGATGAGAAGGATGACTTGGTGATAGCACGCATTCTTCAAGGAAGTCTCATTGATAAACAGG GCTTGTTGCATGTCAATGACATTGTGCGAGAAGTCAACGGTATTCCAGTTTGCACCCCTGAGCAGCTTATGGAAGTAATAATGGATTCTGATCCATCTATCACTTTCAAAGTTGTCCCTTCATACCACAACAAGGTTGACGCAAAACCA CTCTACATGCGGGCACGATTTAATTATGATCCTATGAAAGATCGACTTTTACCCTGCAAAGAAACTGGGCTCCCATTCCAGCTGGGCGATGTTTTGGAGATTGTGAACAGAGATGACCAGAACTGGTGGCAG GCACGTCTTGCTGACATCAATGGACCTGTAGGGTTGATACCATCTCCAACACTTGAGGAGAAACGAAAAGCATTTGTGCCAGTAAATAATGACTACTCCAAAAGCAGTCTTT tcTGCGGcttgacaaaaaagaagaaaaaaacaattaaatacAGTTCGAAAGATTCTAAAG AGTTTGATACAGCAGACGTGCAGTGCTATGAAGAAGTTCGGAGAATGGCACCCTTTCAGCGACGAGTCCTTGTACTAGTAGGTGCACATGGAGTTGGCAGGCGATCTCTCAAAGAGAGACTCATCAAAGATGATCCTCGCCGGTTTGGTGCTGCAATGCCTC ATACGTCGAGAGCTCCTAGGGAGAAAGAAGTGCATGGTCAGGGTTATTACTTCACTGACCGGCTTACAATGGAAGCCGACATTATGGCTGGCAAGTATGTGGAATATGGAGAATTCAACAACAATTTGTATGGCACTCGTCTTGATACTGTACGAGAAGTCATCGATTCTGGGAAGATGTGTGTCCTGGATGTTAACCCAACT GCTTTGAAAGTTCTAAAGACTTCTGAGTTTCTTCCATTCATTGTGTTCATTGCTGCCCCAAGTGTGGAGGCATTAAAAGTCATGTACGAAGAAGGGCGAAGGTTTGCTCGTGGGAACAAG GATCGGGGAGGAGTGGAAATGAAAACA GAGGAAGATTTTATTACCACAGTTAAGGAAAGTCAGCAGATTGAACGAGTCTACAGCAGCTACTTTGATGACATCATAGTCAATGACTCCTTTGAAGATGCCTACCGCCAGTTGCGTAAAGCTTTAAATGAGCTCACTTCTGAGCAGCAGTGGGTGCCTGTCAACTGGGTGTATTGA